The Limnospira fusiformis SAG 85.79 genomic interval TGCGGCTATCATACTTACCCTGCCCTGCCTCTTCCCTGATTTGAGTGCATGGAAGCGTTTTCCTTCCTCGCAGTAACCATAAGGGTAATCCGAGTCCTGACTATTCATGCCGGCTTCATCGAGGTAGACCACTTCTTGTGGCTCCATATGTTCAATCTGAGCCATAAACTCCTCTCGCTGTTGCTTCCAACGTTCTTGGTAGCCGTAAGTTTTTTTTTCTGGTGAAGCCAATTTTCTTCAAGGCTCTGGATATGGTGCGAGGAGAGATGTCGTCATCCCAAAGTTCAGCCATTTGAGCGGAGGTTTTGTGGCCATGCTCTTGGGCAAAAGCCTTGAATTTCTGCCAGTCGGTAATTTTGTGGTTATTGCCAGGTCGGTGATTAGGTTTAGGGAGGAAGTCTCCGGTCTGTGCTTTTCTTTGCAGCCAGAGATTAATGGTGTTCCGGCTGACATGGAAAACTTCACTGGCTTCTGTTTTGGGCATACCGTCTAGTTCAATGGCATCAATAACTTTTTGTCTGAGGTCGTAACTATAGGGGGCTGGCATTTTTGGTCTTCTTAGTCATCTCGTCCTCTCCATTATACGTCCTAAGTATTCTGTCTTGTGCTATATTTGCTGTCATTGACCGCAACACTGTGACCAAATGAACGTGCTCTGATTTCCTGCGGTATCCCATTCATCTCACCTAATTGGTTGGCTAGATGTCGGAAAGCTAATGCTTGAGTAAAGCCCCAATCGTGACGTTTAAGCCATAACCTGTGGTTATTATTAAAACCATTAGGGTCTTTAGATGTTGTAATAGGCAAACAAACGTTATGAATCCCAAGACGGTCAATCAAAGCCTTGTCTTTTGACATTGGGATAGCCAACCGTTGACCTGTTTTGGTGCTACTACCAAAGTAAGTAAACTCACCAATAACCAACACTAACTCAAGGTTGTTAGGGTCAGATATGACCGGGAAAGTGATACCGTCAATCTTGACTACCTTGTTTAGGTTTTGTACTGCCGCGACCTCTGATGGTCTCAACCCGTATAAAGCACACATTGCCGACACCCAACACCAGCCATCACGTACTTGATTTTCTGTGACAGAACGATAATCAGTGTTGCGTTCCTTATTTAGCAAACCTAGCAAGGTATCTAAATCTATACTTTGGGACTTAGTAAACACTGTCTGGGCGGGGTCAATCTTTTCTCATTTCTCTAGTGCTTTTTTGCAGCCAGCACGTTCTGCTACTTGTCTTAATCGATAGTAACGATTTTTGAAGTCTTTGTGACCTACCGGACTATTACCGTCCTGTAATGGGCTATACAGTGCTTCTTTGATACCATCCCAGCTCACATAAACATCCCAGTCTGTGACTTTGTTAAACACAGTAAGAAAACAGCGTTTAAATGAACTTTGGTCACTTGATATATCGCGAGAGCGCTTCCGTTTAGTGTTCTTGTGTACCCCATTAAAGTAATCATCTTCCATCTCTTTAAACACTTGGCGATAGGTGATTAAGTCGTTTTCCAAAGGGGTTTTGTTTTCATCAAGGATAGTAGCCTTGTACCAGTCCAGCCATTCAGACACCGACTGAAATTGTCCGTCAAGGGATTTATGAACTAACCAGGCCTTATCAACGGCCTTACGGATACCCTCAGAAGTGAACTGACAATTACATCCTCGCTGCTTACGCCCTCCCGTCTCCGGGTCAGTAGTGATGTCTAGCTGAATTGTCCCCCGGTTACGCTTAATCCTGACACCTTTGGGACATTGTTTGCGGGATAGGTTGAAAAACTCAAGAATATCCTCAAAGCCTTGATATGTACCACTATGTGTACTGTTTGTACTTGCACTCATTTTGCACTAACTCCTAAATGTGCGATCGCTTTTGAGTGCATTAGAATGGCGGTAGAATAGGGGTTATAGCTATCCTGATGACTTCGAATCCCATCGTTCGCCCTGGGGCTGAATTCCCCCTGGTTTTTTGTGTGACTACTACTCACGGGACGACCTATGGTGGAGTCCTTCGTTGGAAGTCTCCAGACTCCCCATCCCTGATTTTAGATGGCGATCGCTTCTAACGAACAAGCCTTCTCCAGGTAATCATACCAGGCTTCCATACCTTCCCCAGTACGAGCAGATACCTCCAAAATCTCAGCTTGTGGTGCAATGCGGCGGATATTGTTAATCGCAGTTTCGCGATCGAACCCTACCGCTTCCGCAATGTCGATTTTATTGATGATGGCTATATTGGCAGTTTTGAACAGAGTCGGATATTTTAGGGGTTTATCTTCTCCTTCCGTCACCGACAACACAGCTACCCGCAAATTTTCCCCCAGGTCGTAGGCGGCGGGACAAACTAGGTTCCCCACATTTTCGATAAATAATAATTGCAGATTATCCAGGTTGATTTTACTTAAAGCCTGGGAGATCATTTCCGCTTCCAGGTGACAGACGCTTCCCGTCGTAATTTGCACTACCTGCATTCCGGTTCGTCGCAACCTTTGAGCATCATTATCAGTTTCCAGGTCTCCCACAATTACCGCACTATTGAGACGGGAACCCATATCTGATAAAGTGCGTTCCAGTAATGCTGTTTTTCCTGAACCGGGAGAAGACAGCACATTGATCGCAAACAGTTTTTTCGCTAAAAAGAAGCCTCGATTTCTTTCCGCGAGTCGGTCATTTTTGGAAAGGATGGCTGTGTGAACATCCACTGTTTGATGTTCGCTGTGCTGATGATCATGGTTATGATCATGGTGGTGGTGATGATCGTGACCATGGTGGTGATGGTGATCATGATCGTGATCGTGACCATGGTGGTGATGGTGATCATGATCGTGATCGTGACCATGATCGTGATCGTGATCTGTTGCGTGACTGTGAATGTGGATGTTTCCCGGTGTAACGGCGCAACCGCAATTGGTACACATAACTACGAAACCTCTAAGGATGTCAGTTCTAATTCTCTTCCTTGGCGAATGTCAAGACTGGGTTCGCCACACTGGGGACATTCATAAAACCAGGTTTTGGGTTCAAATTCCTGATTACAGTGGTGACAGTAACAGCGAACCGGGAGATAGTCGATCTCGAATTTGGCTTTGGCGGCGATCGTTCCAGCAACCACGACATCAAAAGCAAATTCTAGGGCTTCTACGGCTACTCCAGAATCAGCGCCTACTGTCATTTTAATACGGTGAATCTGATTAGCGCCCTGTTCTTTAGCTTTTTGTAAGGCGATCGCTAAAGTTTGTTCCATAATACCAACTTCGTGCATCGCCGTTTACTCCGATGTAGATGAGACTTGTTTTTAGGAAACCAGAAACCCGATTTTTGTCAAAACCGGGTTTCCCTAAGATGTGATCGCGTAGGGTCTCCCAACCAGAATCGCTATGGTAACTACAGTAAACCGTCAGCCTTAGCCATAGATAGCATTAGGTCAATTACGCGACAGGAATAACCCCATTCGTTATCGTACCAAGATACTATTTTAAAGAAATTAGAGTTCAGTTCGATTCCCGCTCCCGCATCAAAAATGCTAGAATGACCGTCCGTAATAAAGTCCGAAGAAACTACATCTTCATCTGTGTATCCTAAAATGCCTTTCATCGCACCTTCGGAAGCCGATTTCATCGCTGCACAAATCTCGTCATAGGTCGTGGCTTTTTCTGTGCGGAAAGTTAGGTCTACCGCTGAGACGTTAGGAGTGGGAACCCGGAAAGCCATACCAGTTAAACGGCCTTTTAGTTCTGGTAATACTAGGGTAACAGCTTTAGCCGCTCCGGTGGAAGCCGGGATGATGTTTTGAGTCGCACCACGTCCACCACGCCAGTCTTTGCGACTAGGACCGTCTACCGTTGGTTGAGTCGCCGTCAAAGAGTGAACTGTGGTCATTAGACCTTCTGCTAACCCAAAGTTGTCTTGAATAACTTTAGAAATCGGCGCTAAACAGTTGGTGGTACAACTAGCATTGGAAACAATGGGGTGAGAAGCTGGATCGAAGTCTTGATGGTTAACCCCAACCACTAAGGTTTTGACTTTTTCTGGGTCTTTGGTGGGTGCGGAAATAACTACCCGTTTAGCACCTGCTTCGATGTGCTTATAAGCGCCATCATAGTTGGTAAATAAGCCAGTAGATTCTACTACATAATCTACTCCTAGTTCCTTCCATGGTAGTTGGGTGGGATCTTTGATAGATG includes:
- a CDS encoding IS630 family transposase (programmed frameshift), with protein sequence MPAPYSYDLRQKVIDAIELDGMPKTEASEVFHVSRNTINLWLQRKAQTGDFLPKPNHRPGNNHKITDWQKFKAFAQEHGHKTSAQMAELWDDDISPRTISRALKKIGFTRKKTYGYQERWKQQREEFMAQIEHMEPQEVVYLDEAGMNSQDSDYPYGYCEEGKRFHALKSGKRQGRVSMIAAWCHQQLLAPFSFEGCCNRTVFELWLEFILIPTLKPGQTLVLDNATFHKGGRIAELVEAAQCRLLYLPPYSPDLNKIEKCWSWLKARIRHCIEQFDSLHDAMDSVLKAAS
- the hypB gene encoding hydrogenase nickel incorporation protein HypB, yielding MCTNCGCAVTPGNIHIHSHATDHDHDHGHDHDHDHHHHHGHDHDHDHHHHHGHDHHHHHDHNHDHQHSEHQTVDVHTAILSKNDRLAERNRGFFLAKKLFAINVLSSPGSGKTALLERTLSDMGSRLNSAVIVGDLETDNDAQRLRRTGMQVVQITTGSVCHLEAEMISQALSKINLDNLQLLFIENVGNLVCPAAYDLGENLRVAVLSVTEGEDKPLKYPTLFKTANIAIINKIDIAEAVGFDRETAINNIRRIAPQAEILEVSARTGEGMEAWYDYLEKACSLEAIAI
- the hypA gene encoding hydrogenase maturation nickel metallochaperone HypA, whose protein sequence is MHEVGIMEQTLAIALQKAKEQGANQIHRIKMTVGADSGVAVEALEFAFDVVVAGTIAAKAKFEIDYLPVRCYCHHCNQEFEPKTWFYECPQCGEPSLDIRQGRELELTSLEVS
- the gap gene encoding type I glyceraldehyde-3-phosphate dehydrogenase, with the translated sequence MTIKVGINGFGRIGRLVMRYGSKHPDIQFVGINDLVPADALAYLLKYDSTHKRFDGQVESQDEAIVVNGQTIRCTSIKDPTQLPWKELGVDYVVESTGLFTNYDGAYKHIEAGAKRVVISAPTKDPEKVKTLVVGVNHQDFDPASHPIVSNASCTTNCLAPISKVIQDNFGLAEGLMTTVHSLTATQPTVDGPSRKDWRGGRGATQNIIPASTGAAKAVTLVLPELKGRLTGMAFRVPTPNVSAVDLTFRTEKATTYDEICAAMKSASEGAMKGILGYTDEDVVSSDFITDGHSSIFDAGAGIELNSNFFKIVSWYDNEWGYSCRVIDLMLSMAKADGLL